A window of Deinococcus sp. HSC-46F16 contains these coding sequences:
- a CDS encoding major royal jelly family protein, which yields MNDQAQNLPADEPAGTLEVVATFGGAMLTGVTVSQTGRIFVNFPKWGDDVPFTVAEVRDGQPVAYPDQATNDTDPDDPAAALVSVQSVVVDPADRLWILDTGSPLFQPTQYGGPKLLCVDLATDQVVQTILFPQDVALPTTYLNDVRFDLRRGEAGMAFITDSAQQGPNGLIVVDLASGESWRKLHDHPSTKAQDLKDFLPIVEGRPFLEQQDGEVKQGAGMGSDGIAISADGSRLYYCPLGSRRLYSVSTDALADRSLDEQVVAAAVRDEGDRGGASDGLESDADGYIYSGNYEHNAILRRKEGGVWETVVHDPRLLWPDTLSVAKDGYLYVTANQLHRQARYHGGQDLRRKPYSLFRIRIDAQPVLLR from the coding sequence ATGAATGATCAGGCGCAAAACCTGCCCGCCGACGAACCCGCCGGAACGCTGGAGGTGGTGGCGACCTTTGGCGGGGCGATGCTCACGGGCGTGACGGTGTCCCAGACGGGGCGCATCTTCGTCAACTTCCCCAAGTGGGGCGACGACGTGCCGTTCACGGTCGCCGAGGTGCGGGACGGCCAACCGGTGGCCTACCCGGACCAGGCGACGAACGACACCGATCCGGATGACCCTGCCGCCGCCCTGGTGTCGGTGCAGAGCGTGGTGGTCGATCCGGCGGACCGGCTGTGGATTCTCGACACCGGCAGTCCGCTGTTCCAGCCCACGCAGTACGGGGGGCCGAAGCTCCTGTGCGTGGACCTGGCGACGGATCAGGTGGTCCAGACGATTCTCTTTCCGCAGGACGTGGCCCTGCCCACCACGTACCTCAACGACGTGCGCTTCGACCTGCGGCGCGGTGAGGCGGGGATGGCCTTCATCACCGACTCGGCGCAGCAGGGACCCAACGGCCTCATCGTGGTGGACCTCGCCAGCGGCGAGAGCTGGCGCAAGTTGCACGACCATCCCTCCACCAAGGCGCAGGACCTGAAGGATTTCCTCCCCATCGTCGAGGGACGGCCTTTTCTGGAACAGCAGGACGGAGAGGTCAAGCAGGGTGCGGGAATGGGATCGGACGGCATCGCCATCTCGGCCGACGGCTCACGCCTGTACTACTGCCCGCTCGGCAGTCGGCGGCTGTATAGCGTGAGCACCGATGCCCTGGCGGACCGCTCTCTGGATGAACAGGTAGTTGCCGCCGCCGTCCGGGACGAAGGGGACCGGGGCGGGGCCTCGGACGGGCTGGAGTCCGACGCGGACGGATACATCTACTCCGGGAACTACGAACACAACGCCATCTTGCGGCGCAAGGAAGGGGGCGTGTGGGAGACCGTCGTTCACGACCCACGCCTGCTGTGGCCCGACACCCTGTCCGTGGCGAAGGACGGCTACCTCTACGTGACCGCCAATCAACTCCACCGTCAGGCGCGCTATCACGGCGGGCAGGACCTGCGCCGCAAGCCCTATAGCCTCTTCCGAATCAGGATCGACGCCCAGCCCGTCCTGTTGCGGTGA